A region from the Panicum hallii strain FIL2 chromosome 1, PHallii_v3.1, whole genome shotgun sequence genome encodes:
- the LOC112892014 gene encoding serine/threonine-protein kinase PCRK1-like, giving the protein MRCLPFLHGEVKGEDPVTMSASVRSISTTSTERDVRSGSDFTSLNVSDMSAESIRRTQYPSFTDRPSNLRVFSFSELKSATRNFSRSLMVGEGGFGCVYRGIIKSSDEPSERIEIAVKQLNRKGLQGQKEWLTEMNVLGIVDHANLVKLIGYCADDDERGVQRLLVYEYMPNGSVDDHLSSRSTSTLSWPMRLKVALDSARGLKYLHEEMEFQVIFRDLKTSNILLDENWNAKLSDFGLARHGPTEGLTHVSTAT; this is encoded by the exons ATGAGGTGCCTGCCTTTCTTGCATGGAGAGGTCAAAGGGGAGGATCCTGTCACCATGTCTGCATCTGTACGGTCCATCAGCACAACATCAACGGAGCGTGATGTCCGCTCCGGTTCAGACTTCACCTCCTTGAATGTATCCGACATGAGCGCCGAGTCAATAAGGAGGACACAGTACCCCAGCTTCACTGACCGGCCGTCTAACCTGAGGGTGTTCTCCTTCTCTGAATTGAAGAGTGCCACGCGCAACTTCAGCCGGTCACTCATGGTTGGCGAGGGTGGCTTTGGCTGTGTGTACAGGGGCATCATCAAGTCATCTGACGAACCTAGTGAACGAATTGAGATTGCTGTTAAGCAGTTGAATCGTAAAGGACTTCAG GGGCAGAAGGAGTGGTTAACAGAGATGAATGTGCTTGGAATTGTTGACCATGCAAACCTAGTTAAATTAATAGGCTACTGTGCTGATGATGATGAGCGGGGAGTACAACGCCTTCTAGTGTATGAATATATGCCTAATGGAAGTGTGGACGATCACTTGTCGAGTAGGTCAACGTCAACTCTATCATGGCCTATGAGACTAAAAGTAGCTCTTGATTCTGCCCGGGGACTGAAGTATCTGCATGAAGAAATGGAATTCCAG GTCATTTTTCGAGATCTGAAAACATCTAACATTCTGTTGGATGAGAACTGGAACGCCAAATTGTCAGACTTTGGTTTGGCTAGGCATGGACCAACGGAAGGTCTGACCCATGTCTCCACAGCG ACATGA